In Paenibacillus protaetiae, the genomic stretch TGCTCCGTTTCTCGGTTGGCATTGAGCATGCCGATGACCTGATTGCAGATTTGGAACAGGCGCTTGCAGCTGCCAAACGCCATGTGGAGGAGGCATAAACAGCAATGACATCCCATCATTCGAACCAGGAAGCGGACAAGCGCCGATTCGCCACCAAGCTGCTGCATTATAACAATGCGGTAGATGAGCAAACAGGCGCCTCCAGCACACCAGTTTTTCAGGCATCGACGTTCCATCATCATGATATTCATAACCCGCCGGAATTCGATTACAGCCGTTCCGGCAATCCGACCCGCGAAGCGCTGGAGCAATATATTGCGCTGCTGGAAGGCGGCCACCGGGGATTTGCTTTCGCTTCCGGCATGGCAGCGATTTCTACAGCGTTTATGTTATTGTCTGCGGGCGATCATGTCATCGTAACGGAAGACGTCTACGGTGGTACTTACCGGCTGCTGACGACAATTTTGTCCCGGATGAATATCGAAACTACATTTGTAGATATGACCCGGTTTGATGAAGTGAAAGCAGCGTTAAAACCGAACACCAAAGCAGTGTTTATGGAAACCCCTTCCAATCCTACTTTGAAAATAACGGATATTGCCTTGACGGCGGCATGGGCAAAAGATAATGGCCTGTTGACGATGCTGGACAATACATTTATGACGCCTTACCATCAGCGCCCAATTGAATGGGGTGTCGATATCGTGCTTCACAGCGCTACGAAATTTTTGGGCGGCCACAGCGACGTGCTCGCCGGTCTTGCCGTAGCTGCGGACGCAGAGAC encodes the following:
- a CDS encoding trans-sulfuration enzyme family protein, coding for MTSHHSNQEADKRRFATKLLHYNNAVDEQTGASSTPVFQASTFHHHDIHNPPEFDYSRSGNPTREALEQYIALLEGGHRGFAFASGMAAISTAFMLLSAGDHVIVTEDVYGGTYRLLTTILSRMNIETTFVDMTRFDEVKAALKPNTKAVFMETPSNPTLKITDIALTAAWAKDNGLLTMLDNTFMTPYHQRPIEWGVDIVLHSATKFLGGHSDVLAGLAVAADAETGKRLKYLQNGLGNVLAPQESWLLMRGMKTLQARMEQSERSARKLADWLVRHPQVTRVYYPGLDDHPGREIHERQSAGYGAVVSFDVGSGERAKALLNGVQLPLVAVSLGAVESILSYPVMMSHAAMPREVRLERGITDGLVRYSVGLEDIEDLLEDLDQALHGLE